GCTTACCTTACGCGGCCCGTGCAGCAAACATCCCAGCCTCTATTCGCCAGTCCCACCTTAGTGCCTTCTCTCCCTATGGACATCCGTCGCACCTTCGACATTCTACCCCAGCTTAAGCAGAAGTACAATAAACCTGATTGCTTCGCCTCCAAGATAAATGGCCAGTATACGCCCATCAGCACCGATGCGGCAGTAGAAAAGGTAAATCAGGTAAGCTTGGGGCTGCGCAGCTTGGGCATCCAAAAAGATGATAAGGTGGCCATCATCTCGATGAACCGCCCGGAGTGGATGTTCGCCGATTTTGGTATTGCCCAGCTCGGCGCCACCAGCGTGCCGATGTACCCCAGCATCACGGTGGAAGATTACAAGTACATCTTTACGGATGCCGGCGTGAAAGCTGTTTTCGTGTCTGATAAGAAACTGCTCGATAAGGTGCTGGAGGCCACGCAAGGCTTGGATATTCCGGCCGAGAATATCTTCACCTTCGATAAGATTGCCGGAGCCCGGCACTTTGATGAATTGCTGGAACTAGGGAAAAAAGGCAACCCCGCCGACCTAGAACCTATCAAAGCTGCCGTGCAGCCCGACGACCTGCTGACCCTGATTTACACCTCCGGCACCACCGGTCAGCCCAAAGGCGTAATGCTGACGCACAACAACATCCTCAGCAACTGCCGCAACGCGCAACGCTTTGTGCCCGTCACAAAGGATGATAGGGCGTTGAGCTTCCTGCCGCTCTGCCACATCTTCGAGCGCATGGTAACGCATATCTACCTCATCAATGGGGTAAGCATTTACTATGCTGAGAGCATGGAAACCATTGCGGATAACCTGCGCGAAGTGAAGCCCCAGATCTTTACCACCGTGCCGCGTTTGTTGGAGAAAGTATATGATAAGATTGTGGCGAAAGGCCACGAGCTGGAAGGCGTGAAAAAGCAGCTGTTCTTCTGGGCCCTGAACCTCGGCCTGAAGTACGACAACCAGAAAGACCACGGCTTCCTCTACAACACGCAATTGGCGCTGGCCAATAAGCTGATTTTCAATAAATGGCGCGAAGCCCTGGGGGGTAATCTGCGCTGCATTGTAAGTGGGGGCGGAGCCCTGCAGCCGCGCCTGGCTCGGGTGTTTTGGTCGGCGGGTATTCCCGTTATGGAAGGCTACGGCCTCACTGAAACCTCGCCGGTAATTGCGGTGGGCGGCTACGAGCCCGAGAACAATATGATTGGCACTGTAGGCCCTATCATCGATAACACGGAAGTGAAAATTGCTGCTGATGGTGAGATTCTGACCAAGTCGGAGTCGGTGATGAAAGGCTATTACAACAAGCCCGAATTAACGGCGAAGGAGTTTGACGAGGAGGGCTGGTTCCATACCGGTGACATCGGCGAGATAGTAGACGGGAAGTTCCTCAAAATAACGGACCGTAAGAAGGAGATGTTCAAAACCTCAGGCGGCAAGTACATTGCCCCGCAGGTACTGGAAAGCAAGCTAAAGGAGTCGCCGCTGGTAGAGCAGTGCATGGTCGTCGGCGACGGGCAAAAGTTTCCGTCCGCTCTCGTTATTCCTTCCTTTGATGACCTGAAAGGCTGGTGCAAGCGCAACAGCATAGACTGCAATTGCTCCAATGAGGAGCTCGTCAAGAAAGAGCAGGTGGTGAAGATGTACGAAGACCTCGTGCACAAGTACAACAAGGACTTCGCCCAGTGGGAGCAGGTGAAGAAAATCGTGCTGCTGCCTCAACTCTGGACCGTAGAAACCGGTGAAATGACGCCCACCCTGAAAGTCAAGCGCAAGATCATTACGGCTAATAATAAAGACCTCATTGACAGCTTGTACCAACAAGCTGTGAAATCGTAATAGTTGAGCAGGCACTTGCCGAAGGCTTGGTTACTCAGTAGAGTAGCCAAGCCTTTTGGTTTGTTGTAACTTAAGATGTGGTAGCAGAGCGGGCCCGTGCCAACGGCTAGGCCAGTAGGTGGATATCGAAAAGCCGCCTGCCGCCAAGTGCTAGGCCACTTGCTGGAGGAGCAAACTTTTTTTGCGTAACTTAGTATGCAAGCATAACATATTTCTGTATGTTTACCGGACTTGCTCCCCTCACCCATGACACCCGAAGAAACCGTCGATTATAACATCAAAGTTGCCTGGCACGCCATTTCGCGCATGTACAATACGCAGGCGGCTAAGCACGACATCACCACGAGCATTGGCTTCGTGCTGCTGAACATCGACCAGGAGAACGGTACGCCTGCCACCAAGATAGCGCCTTTGTTGGGGCTGGAAACTCGCTCCCTGACGCGTATTCTACGCAGCATGGAAGAGAAAGGCCTCATCTATAAACAGGCTGACACCCAGGATAAACGTTCGGTGCGCATCTTCCTGACGGAAGAGGGCCTACGGGGTAAAGAAATTTCCCGCCAAACGGTACGTCACTTCAACCTGAAGGTGCGTGAGAAAATCCCGCAGAGCGAGCTGAACGTGTTTTTTAAGGTAGTAGGTCAGATCACCGGCATGATTGAGGGTAAAACCCTTTACGACGACTTCAAACCGAAACCTTTGCGCTCCGAGTCGCCGGCTTAGGCCTGTTCTTGGGGCTTTTTTACTGCCCGAAAATCCCCTAGTCTGGGGTTTTCTTACGGCTAAAAATTCGGCATGACGAGTAGTTTGGCAGCCAAATTATCCTTTCTGATTCTTTCATTTCTCACCCACTCATTCCCCCACGAATGAATCGTACCATCAAAAAAGTAGCTGTACTGGGCTCCGGTGTGATGGGCTCGCGCATTGCGTGCCACTTCGCCAACATCGGCGTGCAAGTACTGCTGCTCGACATCGCACCGAAAGAGCTTCTGCCAGCTGAAGAAGCGAAAGGCCTGAAGCTGGACAACCCCGCGGTGAAGAACCGCATTGTCAACAGCTCCCTGCAGGCTGCCGTAGCCGCTAACCCGTCGCCCTTGTACCGCAAGGCCGATGCTAGCCGCATCAAGACCGGCAACTTCGACGACAACCTCAAGGACATTGCCACCTGCGACTGGACGATTGAGGTAGTAGTAGAGCGCCTCGATATCAAAAAGAGCCTGTTCGAGCGCGTGGAGCAATACCGCAAGCCCGGCACGCTCATCACCAGCAACACCAGCGGCATCCCGATTCATATGATGACGGAGGGCCGCTCCGACGACTTCAAAAAATACTTCTGCGGCACGCACTTCTTCAACCCACCGCGCTACCTGAAGCTGCTCGAAATTATTCCGACCCCGGACACGGACCAGGCGGTAGTGGATTTCCTGATGCACTACGGCGACCTGTACCTAGGTAAAACCACCGTACTCGCCAAAGACACGCCTGCCTTCATTGCTAACCGCGTAGGCGTTTTCGCCATCATGGACGTGGTGCAGGTGATGAGCCAGCTAGGCCTGTCGGTAGAGGAAGTAGACAAGCTCACCGGCCCGGTTATCGGTCACGCCAAGTCGGCTACCTTCCGTACTTCGGACGTGGTAGGCCTGGATACGATGATCAACGTAGCCAACGGCCTCGCCCAGAACCTGCCCAATGACGAAGCTAAAGCGGTGTTCCAGCTGCCGGACTTCATCAAGAAGATGGCGGAGAACAAGTGGCTAGGCGACAAAACTGCTCAAGGCTTCTATAAGAAAGTAAAAGGCGAAGGCGGCAAATCGGAGATTCAGGCGCTTGACCTCGCCGCGATGGAATACAAGCCCAGCGCCCGCGTGAAGTTTGCCACGCTGGAAAGCACTAAGCCAATCGAAAAACTGGCTGACCGCTTCAAGGTCCTGGTAGCCGGCAAAGACAAAGCCGCTGACTTCTACCGCAAAACCTTCGCGGGCCTGTTTGCCTACGTGAGCAACCGGATTCCGGAAATAACTGACTCTCTGTTTAAGATTGACGACGCGTTGCGTGCTGGCTTCGGCTGGGAGATGGGTCCGTTTGAAACCTGGGATGCCCTAGGCGTTCAGAAAGGATTGGAGCTGGCTCAGGCTGAAGGCAAAACGGTTGCCCCTTGGGTGCAGGAAATGCTAGCCGCTGGCAGCGCTACCTTCTATAAGGTCAGCGAGCAAGGCGTAAAGCAGTTCTACGACATCGAGGCCAAGGCCTACAAAGCCATTCCGGGTGTTGAGAACTTCATTATCCTCGATAACCTGCGCGCTACGGGCAAGGTCATCTGGAAAAATGCCGGTGCTTCGGTACTGGACCTCGGCGACGGCATTATAAACGTGGAGTTCCACAGCAAGATGAACGCGCTGGGCTCCGACGTGATTCAGGGCCTGATGAAAGGTGTGGAAATTGCCGAAAAGGATTTCCGCGGTATGGTTGTTGGCAACGACGCGCCAAACTTCTCGGCCGGTGCCAACCTAGGCCTAGTGTACATGTTCGCGCTAGACCAGGAGTACGACGAGCTGAACCTGATGATTGCCCAGTTCCAGCAGGCCATGATGCGCATGCGCTACAGCAGCATTCCGGTGGTAGGCGCTCCGCACGGCCTCGCCTTAGGCGGCGGCTGCGAGCTGAACCTGCACTGCGACCGAGTTGTAGCTGCCGCTGAAACTTACATGGGCCTCGTGGAATTTGGCGTAGGCCTGATTCCCGGCGGCGGTGGTACCAAGGAAATGACCCTGCGCACCGCAGCCAAGTATGAAGAAGGAGAGCCCGAGTACAACCTGCTCCGCAACAGCTTCATGACCATCAGCACCGCCAAAGTTTCGACTTCCGCGGCTGAGGCCTTCGATCTGGGCTTCCTGCG
The Hymenobacter gelipurpurascens DNA segment above includes these coding regions:
- a CDS encoding 3-hydroxyacyl-CoA dehydrogenase/enoyl-CoA hydratase family protein, which encodes MNRTIKKVAVLGSGVMGSRIACHFANIGVQVLLLDIAPKELLPAEEAKGLKLDNPAVKNRIVNSSLQAAVAANPSPLYRKADASRIKTGNFDDNLKDIATCDWTIEVVVERLDIKKSLFERVEQYRKPGTLITSNTSGIPIHMMTEGRSDDFKKYFCGTHFFNPPRYLKLLEIIPTPDTDQAVVDFLMHYGDLYLGKTTVLAKDTPAFIANRVGVFAIMDVVQVMSQLGLSVEEVDKLTGPVIGHAKSATFRTSDVVGLDTMINVANGLAQNLPNDEAKAVFQLPDFIKKMAENKWLGDKTAQGFYKKVKGEGGKSEIQALDLAAMEYKPSARVKFATLESTKPIEKLADRFKVLVAGKDKAADFYRKTFAGLFAYVSNRIPEITDSLFKIDDALRAGFGWEMGPFETWDALGVQKGLELAQAEGKTVAPWVQEMLAAGSATFYKVSEQGVKQFYDIEAKAYKAIPGVENFIILDNLRATGKVIWKNAGASVLDLGDGIINVEFHSKMNALGSDVIQGLMKGVEIAEKDFRGMVVGNDAPNFSAGANLGLVYMFALDQEYDELNLMIAQFQQAMMRMRYSSIPVVGAPHGLALGGGCELNLHCDRVVAAAETYMGLVEFGVGLIPGGGGTKEMTLRTAAKYEEGEPEYNLLRNSFMTISTAKVSTSAAEAFDLGFLRRGDEVVVNSNRVIAQAKAAAIELAEDGYTQPVQKTNIKVQGKGALGMFLTGVHAMKEGRYISDHDVKIANKLAYIMCGGDLSSPTEVSEQYLLDLEREAFLSLTGERKTLERIQSILTTGKPLRN
- a CDS encoding AMP-dependent synthetase/ligase, translated to MDIRRTFDILPQLKQKYNKPDCFASKINGQYTPISTDAAVEKVNQVSLGLRSLGIQKDDKVAIISMNRPEWMFADFGIAQLGATSVPMYPSITVEDYKYIFTDAGVKAVFVSDKKLLDKVLEATQGLDIPAENIFTFDKIAGARHFDELLELGKKGNPADLEPIKAAVQPDDLLTLIYTSGTTGQPKGVMLTHNNILSNCRNAQRFVPVTKDDRALSFLPLCHIFERMVTHIYLINGVSIYYAESMETIADNLREVKPQIFTTVPRLLEKVYDKIVAKGHELEGVKKQLFFWALNLGLKYDNQKDHGFLYNTQLALANKLIFNKWREALGGNLRCIVSGGGALQPRLARVFWSAGIPVMEGYGLTETSPVIAVGGYEPENNMIGTVGPIIDNTEVKIAADGEILTKSESVMKGYYNKPELTAKEFDEEGWFHTGDIGEIVDGKFLKITDRKKEMFKTSGGKYIAPQVLESKLKESPLVEQCMVVGDGQKFPSALVIPSFDDLKGWCKRNSIDCNCSNEELVKKEQVVKMYEDLVHKYNKDFAQWEQVKKIVLLPQLWTVETGEMTPTLKVKRKIITANNKDLIDSLYQQAVKS
- a CDS encoding MarR family winged helix-turn-helix transcriptional regulator, whose translation is MTPEETVDYNIKVAWHAISRMYNTQAAKHDITTSIGFVLLNIDQENGTPATKIAPLLGLETRSLTRILRSMEEKGLIYKQADTQDKRSVRIFLTEEGLRGKEISRQTVRHFNLKVREKIPQSELNVFFKVVGQITGMIEGKTLYDDFKPKPLRSESPA